CTATTCCTGAGAGGAATCTGGCTTTAATTCTGAGAATTACATGAACCGGTTTCACATTGACATGCTGGGGTCGCACCTGGCATATGAGACGCTCGGAGGGCACAGGAACCTGTTAGGACCCCAGCAGCTCCCCCATCATTGGTGCTGGGAAATGACCCCTCTCCCTAACATGACTCCTCCTCCTGGCGCGCTGGGCCCAGGCAGCAGCACCCCCTAAAGCCTGGGGAGGGGTTATTCCCACAAAGGTGAGAGCAGTCGTCATCACTACTCATCACTACATCTGTCAGCCCATCTGTCAGCCCCGTCAGCCCCTTACAGGAATGTCAGGTTTTTCCTAGAGAATCTTAATGAGAAAAATCCATTATTTTAATCATATTATACACTAAATGATTTTCCCAAGGTTTTGAGTTAGAGTGACCAGTTTTGTGAGAAAAATACAGGAAATTGCACAAGAAGAAAAGCAGGGGCTTTCTAGAAGCTTTTGGTGGGGGTGCGGCACAGACTGGAGGAcccgtgaccccggggccccccCTATGGGGCCTGGCACAGGCAGCCTTGCCCTCCGCTCCTGGAAGTGGCCCGGGGGAAATAATGCTACACAAGCCTGGGGCCACATGAGCTGAGGGGCAGGCACTGCGGGCGGGGTGCCATGTTACCCCCTGTCCAGCAGCAGGGGGCTTCCACACAGTTCCTGACCCCCAACCCCGACCCGCAGTACCAGCAGGGTCTACACTCAGGCTGCCTGGCCCACACACCAGACACAGCAACTTTCCATTGAAACGAGTCAAATggcatctgggcggctcagtgggtgagcgtctgccttcggctcaggtcgaggtcccggggtcctgggatcaagccccatgtcgggctccccgctcagcaggagCGTATTtgtcctccctctcccctgctcatgctcatgttctctctctctctctctctctctcaaataaggaaggtcttttaaaaattttaaacaaatcaaaatcaaacCCAGTTGCTTTGTTGCCCTGGCCACCCAGTGTGCAGCAGTCACCTGCAGCTGCCATCAGCTCGGAGGCCGGGGTGTCCAGGTCGCAGCGTGCTCCCAGGGCAGCGCCGCAGTGGGCTGTCCGCCCTGCCACACTGCCTGACTGGTGAGAACGGCTTGGGCACGGTTGAAACACAGTGGCACAGAGAGTGCTGTCACCTGCTGCGTTTGCTTTATAGAAAAATAAGCCTGAGACAGATCTTCACAAGAGCATCGTGATTTCTTTCTTTGGCGTAATTACATGTTCCAAGCTAAATTGCAGTTCAAGGGAAGGTGAGAAAGCCTCCCTGTGATGACTGTGCTCATGTTGTTCCCCTCCTGGGAGCTTAGGTAACTGAAGCCATGGTCCCTGCCGGGAGAAGGGCCAGTTCCTCGTTTGCCCGGCGGCCCACGCCTCCTTCATGTCTTTGCAGGGAGGGAATGACCATGAGATCTTCACCGACCCGAGGACCGTGGGCTACACGGTGACAGCGCCTGAGGACACCCGCAGGATCTGCGAAGAGCTGTTCTCCTAACGGTCCCTCACCTGAGGGAGGGCAGGGCGTCCCACTGACGGGCCTGACGGGTCACGGGTGGCCACACTTaggacccctccctccctcccacacccctGGCCCACGCCAGGCCCTCCACACTGTCCTGACGGAGTGGCCTCCACCAGACTAGTCAAGAATGGCTCGAAGGAACACCTCCAACCAGATTTCATCCCCGCCCCTGAGGTCAGACCCTCCATACGTGCAATCACAGTACACACGGTTTTGGGGGAACTTTCCCCATTGTTCTAGAACGATACAGAAAGAGCAAATGTGCCCaggccctccctcctgggtcttgTGAAAAATGTAACAGGTATGAGTGCTTGGACCCCGCGTGTCAATACCAACAGAGGGATCTGGTATTGGGAAAGGACCAGCTGTTTACAGCCATCCCCCCCAGGACAGAGCTTCAAACCGCCTTGTGAAGTGAAGCTCCTGCCTGAGCATCCGCTTGGGGGACTTTGAAGCCCAGGGCACTGAGGCCACTGGCCAGCACTGAGCTCAGCAGTTGGTGGGACGCAGCCCACTGCTGGCCTGCCACACAGGTGAGCTCAGAAGTCACTACACCTGGGAGAGCCTGCTGGGTCTCCGACCGTCGCCATGGGAGCCCGTGGCCACCAACAGCCAGGTGGGGAATGGGCAAGCGGCCCTGCCCCTGgatgccctgcccctgccctggcggCCTCCCCGGGGGCCCGACCTCGCATGTCTCAGGGATCTCGTCAGAGCCTTGGTGCTTAAGAGCAGAGGAGCCACACTGGCTCTGCACATCGTTGCCTGAACCAGTGTGtctgccccagcctcccccgGGCTTGGACCGGAGAAGCGGGGCGGTGGCTGCGCCTGCGACCCTCACTCCAGCTTGGAGGTCAGCCAGGGCCCCTGTGGCCGGAAGGCAGCTCCAGGGTCCCGAGGAAGAGCACTTTCCAAGGAAACGGTTCACAGAGCGCTTTTCTGAATCTGGACCCGTCAGGACCCACAAACCCTCAGTCCACTCCAGCCCCAGCACGGCCTCCGCTCCGGGCTGGCTGACCTGCTGGGGTCTGCACCCccgccgccccacccccaccctcaccccactgGGTGCTTCCATCTCCGCGTCAGCTGGCTCCCCCAAGCTTATGTTAGCGTGGGGTCCCGTGGGGGGAGGTGTACATTGCTCAGTGGTTCCCAGGACGCGGCCACCCAGTGGTACCTTTTCTCCTTGAATTTCACAAATGATACTGTAATGACCTTTCCCGATGAAAAGCAGCAAATTAAAGTGATTTTATTGTTTCCTAGTTCTCATTCTGATGACTTTTTCCTTCTGTGACCATCTTGTGAATGGGGACGTAGACGGTCAGCTGTGCTATCTCCTCAGATTCTGGAAGGAAAACCCAGCCCTTGCAGATCCGAAGGCCTCTGCTTCGGACACTCTGGTGTTCCTGGGGTTTCTGCAGCAGTGGGCTCTGCTCCTCCCGGCTGGCACAGCTCCTCGCCTTCCTGTCCACGGGGTAAGatccacccctcccccagagtCTCCTTGTTACAGCAAAACAAGACCACGGAGTCTTACTCCCACTTGCCCTAAGCTTTGTAACTGGAGATGGCCCTGCCTGGGCTGCCCCACGCAGGTGCCCGAGGTGGCCTGGCTGGGCCCATCCCTCCCCGGGTTTCCATGGTGGCTGCCTGCAGACACTCAGCGGCCCACCCCCGGAGGGAGCCCCTCTCACCATCCCTGGGGCCGCCCTCCATGCTGCCAGAATTTCCTcaacctgcccccacctgcctccgTCCCTGCGTCCCGGCCTCGGCTTCCCCAGCCACCTGCCCGTTCCTCTCTCCTCGGGTCTAACCTAACCCCCACCCAGGGCCTCCCCTTAGCCAGGCTCTGCAGCCCCACACACACTGGTTCTGGGGGCGCAGATCCCGGCTCTGCAGCTGACCAGCTCGTGACTCTGAGGGACTCAGGACGGGTTCATCCCGGCCCATTggctcctctgcccccacctcacaGGTAACCTGAGCGGGCTCCCTCCAGCCAGACTGGCACTAACAGCACCAACCCCCAGGAcggctggggggtggaggggaagccAGTCCCTCAGCttctgctcccctgctcccctggcACAGATGCCACGAGCAGTTTCAACACAGTAGCTAAGCATtgagcaagagagaagcagaggttgGCCCTGAgcggccctgccccgccccaggcTCCTGGAGGGAGAAGCCCCCAGGGAGTCCCTCCTGCGCTcctgagggaggggagagggaagaaatggGGTGACTCAGGATCTGCAGGACACTGCCAGGTGTCTCCTCCAGAGGACAGTGGGGCGGGTTTGGGTGAGGCAGAGGTAGCCTTGAATCACTTCCTCTCCCAGGgctttctccccacctccctcccagctCCTTGACCTAGGCCCCATCAGGCCACTCGGGGCGGGCAGCCAggcccccaggctccctcccGCAGCCGCCCCACCCTTCACTCTTCACTGGAGCTGGATTCCCACACCTGCAGGTCTGGGCACTGCCTTCAACAAATCCCCTCACCCTGAAGAAATGCCCACTTCACCTTCTCCCTAAACAGGTTCAAGGGCCTGGTTGTAATTTTTCCTAATACGCCTTGAAAATCAGCACTGCAGTGAAAATACTCACCTCTGCACCCCCAGAAATCATCTGTCCTCGGTTGGGAGACACTGGCTGGGGGGGAACGTTCCCAGCCTGACCCAGAGCAGCCCTGCCCTGCACCTCCCCGCTGCGTTCCTGGACACCCAGACCTCCTGCTGCCAAACTGCCCTTCTCTGGCCTTCTCTGGCCCGCCCTGGCCGTCGCCCTCACGGCTCAGGCTCACACGTTCCAGTGCAGATGGGGCATCCGTCCACAACTGCCGGAGTAAGTAGACTTTGTCATCACCAAGCCCGACCCTACAGCTAAGCTGCCCAATGCCTGAGAATGATGATTAAGGGGAAAGGGATGATCCCACTCGCTTATTCACCACCCAAAAAAACCAGCCCGTGGAGCGGAATGACACAGAGGATGACTGTGCCTGTGTCCGCCCCCGTTCGGGGAGACGCCCTTACCTGCTGGCTTGAAGCCGCGGTCAGCCTCGACCTTCACAAACAACACAGCCTTGCACAAAACACACTTTATTGAGAAAAGGGCGGCTGGTGGGAGGAAAGATGTGCATGGAATCCTGGATGCCATTCCCAGCTCTGTCACCAACATCAGACGTCCTCCCAGAGCCTCGAGGAGCTTCTGTAAATGGAGACTCTCGTGTTGGAGCAGGGAGGGGTCTCGCAGAGCCCCCACTGTGTGCCAAGGCCAGGACCAGGTCACGGAGACCTCCAGGGGCCCAGAAGGGGGCAGGGGCACGAGAGGCCAGGAGGAAGCTGACCAACTGCTTGCTTCACTGCACAACACACTCaaccatgtatctttttaaaactcaCTAGTCAGCAAACTAGTTCTACCTTCTGACCCTTTCCAAGGGATGCCGTTCCCAGACCGAAAGACCAGTCCACAGCCTGGGACACCTGATGAGGACCTTACCACCTCCCACCATCCCCTGGCCTGCCCCCGCGTGCAACATCCCCGTCTGCCCCGAAGCCAGCTTTAAAGCTGACAAGTGGATTCTGGACTACACATATTTCAAAAGATTATTACCcagctatttctatttttaaatcacaacTAACACCAAACCACCAAAAAGAAACTCCTAAGGATGTGATTTGGGAGAAATATCTACAAAGGTTTGAAATGTCGGCAGCGGAGTGCACACAGGGCTGGCTCTGGCTGAGAGCCTTAGttatggaaaaaggaaagaaaaaaaaaatcccaaggaaagaaaaaaaaaaaaatcccaagcacTTCTTAACACCAGTTTTCAAGAAAAACCCATCACGGAAGGTGCATTTCTCCAACTTTTGAGAGGACCAGCCCTGCCCAGAAGCAAGCTGCTGACTCCCTTCTGGATGAATCTGGACAAAGGTCTGATTTTAAACAGAgaccctcccccttctcccaccCGCACCCACCACCTAAAGGCCAGGATATGAAATCCTCCCGAGTGATGACCACTCctccagagggcagagggagaccagCTTCTAGGAGAGGAAGCGGCTGAGCACGGCGTGGCCAGGGGGAGGGCTCCGGGCCGTGGAGAGAAACTTTTCCCCAGATGCCCAGTAGTGACGCTTCCACTTGCAAAGGCACCAAAgcacccctcccccgcctcccgcTCCCTGGCCCCAAGGAAGCAGTAGAGGAGCATCAGgagagcctggggcagggccaAGGAGAGGGACCAGGAGGGCGGACCCATGGGTAAGAAAGCCTCCCAGGAAATGGGCAAGGCCCCTGTCAGCCCCGGATGGACTGGACCCGGGGATTCTGAGTCTCCAGTCCAGGGGCTCAGAGGACTCTGTGGGCTGGGGAAGCGCCGCCTGACCCCACCCCCTGGGCTGGGGTGAGACCCTCCACTCAGCCACCAGCGGTCGCCCCTCCGTTTTCCATGCTTTTAATGCTTTTCAGATGGTGAGAGGCTGTCGTCATGGTCAGAGGCTGTGCTGGTGGCTGAGAGCACCCCCGGGCCTGCCCCCCACGCTCCTTCCTCCAGGAGATACTTGAAAGGGACCATGTTCCCCCTTTTGAAGCCCCATCTCAAACGGCAGGTCAGCATCTCCAGTTTggtcctgcctcctcctccccccagtcACCCACAAGGCCAGGAGAAAGGGGCGCTTCCGGCATCCCCTAGGAGCTGACGACATGGCCGGACCAGGTCTCGTGCTTGGTGCCcggggctagatgggtgatgacCACCTCGACGGCCTGCAGCTTCTCATTCTTGGGAGGGATGGAGCACATCTTATAGGTGACCTCGTCGCCTTCCACGGGGACGTACTCCCCTTCCAcgctgcaggggtggggagaccGCACTCAGCACGCAGAAAGGCCCCGCATGCCACACCCAGGACCCCTGCCCCTGCGGGGCAGAGGGCCACCCTTCCAGGGgaaccctgccccctgccctgccaccAGAGGGAGCCACCATATTTCAGTGGCGacgtcacccctggatatcaccccTGGCCATCACCCCTGGCCTCCCCGACGTCATCCCTGGATGTCACCTCTGGACGTCACCCCTGGCCTCCCTGACACTGAGGCCGAGAGCAGACTCAGCCTACGCAGGTGCTCACACTCTGTCAAATGTAGGCGCCGTGGGCCTGGGGACAGAGAGCCTATCTGGGCCAGAGAGGAAGACGAGGAGGCCATCACGTCACAGGTGAGAGCTGGCACGGCCAGTTTCCAAAGCACCTGCGGCACACCCACCCCGgtcccaggagcccccagaaaCCCAGATGCGTGCACCTctgcccgcccccgccgccgatCCCCTGGATACTCAGCAAACCTGCAGGGAGGTCCCTCTGTGCTTACAGCTAGGTCCACAAAGGGTCCAGGGAGATTCCTGGACTTACTACAGGCACGAGCCACCATCTCGCCCAAGGCCATGTGGTGCCCATcaggctgcccacccccccgGGGCGCCTCCACGAGGAAACCTCCCTTAGCTCTTGGAACTGGTCTGTCTGGATGAAGAGTCACATAGCAAATGGTGCTCCCCTTTGGTCCCCAGGGAGCTCAGGGAAACACCTGCTGCCCACTTCTGGCAGTGGAACCAGACATCCCTGAATCTCCACCTCTGATTGGCTCCCCGCCCCCACGTTTTCCCTACTAACCCATTTTTGCGCAGTGCGCCGTGCACATTCTTGTAAACCACTACACATCCTTTCTGGAAAGACGCAAGTACATCCACACGTGCGCTCGTACACACAGCAAATGCACCGCGTTGGCACCTTCCTCGAGTGTGCACCATAGAAGGGCTGGTGCAGTGCCCGATGTGTAAGaacgcggggggggcgggggggctctgGAAGGGCTCATTCGCCCATCCCAACGTACACCTGTGACAGTCCCCTACCTGTCTGCAAAAATGTGGCTTGTACGTATCGCCTGGCCTGCTGCGTGGGGTAGGGCTCAGGCTGCCACGGACTGAAAGctcgggggaggtggggggggtgcgAGAGGCCAAAAAAGGGGGCAGGGGTAAGGGGGTGCCAGATTAGGCCCCACACATCTGAGGGCGGGACTGAGGCACAGGCTGCTGGCCGCATTCCAGCCCCAAGGCCTCCGATGTGTGGGCCCCACCCTGGGCCTCCCAAGGGTTTCCACACAGGAAGGAAGGGCGTCAGGGAGCCAGCGCCAGGGGACGGTCCAGCTCCACACTTCCTTCCTGGAGCACAGGGGTCGCACAGCCCCCGGCCTCAGCAAGCGGTCCCCCAGGTGAGCAGACCAGACCCAGGCCAAACGCAGCTCCCAGGGGCGcccgcccaccccacccacctcagACCCATCCCAGGGGTTCTCCACGCTCTCTCCAGCTTGCTCTCTCCCCCACCAGCACCTGTGCACCTACGCCTGCAcgcacagcctcccccacccaGCACCTGTGCACCTACACCTGCAcgcacagcctcccccacccaGCACCTGTGCACCTACGCCTGCAcgcacagcctcccccacccaGCACCTGTGCACCTACGCCTGCAcgcacagcctcccccacccaGCACCTGTGCACCTACGCTTGCACGCACAGCCTCCCCCAGCACCTGTGCACCTACGCCTGCAcgcacagcctcccccacccaGCACCTGTGCACCTATGCCTGCATGCACAGCCTCCCATACACGCAGTCCCACACCCTCACATGCAGCGCCCACCAAATCccgccctccccctgcctcctcggGGCCTAGGCAGCACCTGCCCCAAGCCACCCAAACCACCCCTGACTCACTCGGAAATGTGCAGGAAGATGTCGGGGCCGCCATCGGCCGGGGTAATGAAGCCGTGGCCCTTGGAGCGACAGAAGCATTTGCAGACTCCTTTGTAGACAGGACCTTGAGAAGCCCGCACCGTCCTGACAGAGATGGGCAGAGTGAGATGGGGGGACCACCACCAGCCCTCCAAAACAGCCACCCACTCTTCTGGGGCCCACCCAGCTCATCCCTGAACACTCCCCCAAAAAGCTGTGCCCCAGCCCATAGCCAAGGCCACAATGTACAGCCAtgcaggttgtgcactgcacaactcTGGGAGCCATTCACGCAGACTCTAATACGAGTGATCCTGATGACCCTGGCAAATTTTCTcaggcctcagtttttccatctggaCAGGGGGTTAGACCAAAAGCTCTCTGAGCATCCCTCAAAGGATTAGTCATTAATTAACTGCTCCTGGGGCCCGAGATCTGGATCCGCCAGGCACCGTGCACGTCCTCTGCAGCTCTACGGCCAACCTGCtactgtccccattttgcaggtCAGGAAGTTAAGGTCCCACAAAGGAAGAGGCTTGTGTATGGTTAAAACTCAACGATTTAAGATCCCCCTGGTTTCCTGTGTGTCACTACTGCGGCCTGGGGCAGGCTCAGGGGCCCGTGGCAGTGCCCCGCGGAGTTTACAGGGTGCCTTCCCAGTCTCACCATTGCTCCTTCCACCCAACCTGTTTCCCCGTGTGACAGATGGGACCACTGAGGCACAGCGGTGGCCAGACATAATGGCTCTGGGCAGCTGACCCATCTCAGGAAGATCTCCCACGCTAGACCGAGACTCACGCTGAGAAGGTCCTGGTCCGGCGGGTGGGCAATGGGCTTGGGACCACGTTGCCCCGAAGAGGGGACGGTGACCGATCTCGGGACTGCTGGGTGTCCAGTAGCCCGACTGAAGTCtggtgggtggggggctgtggCGGCGGAGGCGGCTCAGATGACATGGCTAACCTAGGGGGAGACGGGGGACTCTCAGGGGCTAACGCCTTGCCAGGAGGGCCCCAGGGACACCCCCACCTGACACCGATTGCTCTGGGCTGGGGAGTGCAGGCGCCAGGCTGGCCTGGCCCCTGCAGCAACCGTGGACCCCCGTGCCACCAGCCTGCCGGGAAATGCCTGCCTGCCCGGTGACAGGGGCGCCATCCGTCCCCTCTACGTCCCCAGCGCGCAGCGCAGACCCTGGCCCACTCGGGGCTCTCGGTACCCGCGAAgcggaaggagggaggcagggcaggctTGAGCGGCAGCCAAGTCACCCTCCAGCCACTCACCACCTGACCCGTGCAGGGccgggggggcgggcagagggaaCGGCTCGCGGGGTCCCTCCAAGAAACCCCGGACCCAGCCGGGGAGCCACTGGCCCCAGGTCCATGCCTAGGGGCTGCCACGAGCCTGTACCAGGACAGCGAGCCTGAGGGACCCAAGGCGGCGGGCGCCACCGGCCGCTGGGGACTCCAGTTCCCTGGGTGACCCCCCGTGCatcaggcgggggtgggggcacagggggcTCCACAGCTGCTCCCTGCTCTGGCAGCCTCGCCAACAGCAGGACGTCGCCCCGCACTGAACACGTGACCACCAGGTAGCTGCTCCTGCTGGGCCTTGGCTCCAGCTCCCGGGAAAAGGCCCAGCGCAGGAGCCGGGGGGCCGGCGTAAGGCCCTGTCCTCTCAGGGACCAACTCCCCACCTGCAAAGTGGGGAGCTGAGTGCACGCCTCGGCCCATGCGGGGACCCCGGGGGTAGCCCTGGGCTCACCCTCGGCCCGTGCGGGGACCCCACCCCTGGGCTCACCCTCAGCCCTGCACAGGGACCCGGGGACAGCCCTGGGCTCACCCTCAGCCCCACGCAGGGACCCAGGGACAGCCCCGGGCTCACCCTCAGCCCCACGCGGGGACCCGGGGACAGCCCTGGGCTCACCCTCAGCCCCGCATGGGGACCCGGGGACAGCCCTGGGCTCACCCTGGGCCCACGCAGAGCGAGGGGCACCACAGGCAGCCCTGCCAGTTCTGGGCCGCCTGTGGggttttcaaatttaaaacagGGGTTTGGgacccccaggtggctcagggcatgaccccagggtcct
This genomic window from Canis aureus isolate CA01 chromosome 8, VMU_Caureus_v.1.0, whole genome shotgun sequence contains:
- the CARHSP1 gene encoding calcium-regulated heat-stable protein 1; this encodes MSSEPPPPPQPPTHQTSVGLLDTQQSRDRSPSPLRGNVVPSPLPTRRTRTFSATVRASQGPVYKGVCKCFCRSKGHGFITPADGGPDIFLHISDVEGEYVPVEGDEVTYKMCSIPPKNEKLQAVEVVITHLAPGTKHETWSGHVVSS